One window of Cytophagia bacterium CHB2 genomic DNA carries:
- a CDS encoding amidohydrolase — MKTIALCVRLAITLAMGLSVISCSGEKSVNTKADVLLRNGAIYTVDAARSWAEAAAIAHGRVIYVGANAGAEEFITPQTRVIDLNGKMVLPGFHDSHVHPVSGGIELGQCNLNGLQTQQEIFDAVREYVQKNPALPWIVGGGWDLPIFPNANPTKQQLDQLVSDRPAFLSAADGHSAWVNSKALELAGITAATADPPEGRIERDPLSKEPTGTLRERATDLVSKHIPPLTSADYLAGAKRGLAMANRFGITSLQEASATPEILAAYDSLDRSGELTARVVAAMYVDPAKDEAQIKELKQKRSRYRGKNLRADAVKIFADGVIESRTAAMLAPYLDRPDYRGIPNLEADKFKRLVTALDQEKFQVHIHAIGDRAIRMALDAHEAAQLANGRRDARHHLAHIQLIDPQDIPRFERLGIIANFQSLWAYADTYITELTEPALGPERSRWLYPIGSVMRSGAMIVGGSDWSVSSMNPLDAIQVAVTRRGVDDSTGSAWIPQEIVDLPTMLAAYTINGAYVNHQENETGSIEVGKAADLIVLDRNLFEIPVHEIHNAKVLLALLEGREVHRDSTFVTE, encoded by the coding sequence ATGAAGACCATCGCGCTTTGTGTTCGATTGGCGATAACCCTCGCGATGGGTTTAAGTGTAATCTCGTGCTCGGGAGAAAAATCAGTCAACACGAAAGCGGATGTGCTTCTTCGCAACGGCGCCATTTACACCGTTGATGCCGCGCGAAGCTGGGCCGAAGCTGCGGCGATTGCGCATGGCAGAGTTATTTATGTCGGCGCGAATGCCGGCGCTGAAGAGTTTATCACACCGCAAACGCGCGTCATTGACCTGAACGGCAAAATGGTGCTGCCGGGTTTTCATGACTCGCATGTGCATCCGGTGAGCGGCGGCATCGAGCTGGGGCAGTGCAATCTCAACGGCTTGCAAACGCAGCAAGAGATTTTCGATGCCGTGCGGGAATATGTGCAAAAAAATCCCGCCTTGCCGTGGATTGTGGGCGGTGGTTGGGATTTGCCCATTTTTCCGAATGCCAATCCCACGAAGCAACAACTCGATCAGCTCGTTTCTGATCGTCCGGCGTTTCTCTCTGCTGCGGATGGCCATTCGGCCTGGGTTAATTCAAAAGCGCTGGAGCTGGCCGGCATCACCGCTGCAACCGCAGATCCACCGGAAGGCCGCATCGAGCGCGATCCTCTTTCAAAAGAGCCAACCGGAACGCTGCGCGAACGCGCAACTGATTTGGTCTCCAAGCATATTCCACCCTTGACGAGCGCGGATTATCTTGCGGGTGCAAAACGCGGGTTGGCAATGGCCAATCGTTTCGGCATCACCTCGTTGCAAGAGGCAAGCGCAACGCCGGAGATACTCGCGGCTTATGATTCGCTGGATCGCAGCGGTGAGCTGACTGCGCGGGTGGTGGCGGCAATGTATGTCGATCCCGCCAAAGATGAAGCACAGATCAAGGAACTGAAGCAAAAGCGCAGCCGTTATCGCGGCAAGAACTTGCGCGCCGATGCGGTCAAGATTTTTGCCGACGGCGTGATTGAGTCGCGCACGGCTGCGATGTTGGCGCCTTATCTTGATCGCCCCGATTATCGCGGCATTCCGAATCTCGAAGCCGATAAGTTTAAGCGGCTCGTCACGGCATTGGACCAGGAAAAATTTCAAGTACATATTCACGCAATTGGTGATCGCGCCATTCGCATGGCGCTCGATGCGCACGAAGCGGCGCAGCTCGCTAATGGCCGGCGGGATGCGCGGCATCATCTGGCGCATATTCAACTGATCGATCCACAGGATATTCCGCGCTTCGAGCGGCTTGGTATTATCGCGAATTTTCAATCACTGTGGGCTTATGCCGACACTTACATCACGGAATTGACCGAGCCGGCGCTCGGCCCGGAGCGCTCACGCTGGCTTTATCCGATTGGCAGCGTCATGCGCAGCGGCGCGATGATTGTGGGTGGCAGTGATTGGTCGGTGTCGTCAATGAACCCGCTCGATGCCATTCAGGTTGCGGTAACACGCCGCGGCGTGGATGATTCCACCGGTAGCGCCTGGATTCCGCAAGAAATTGTCGATTTGCCCACGATGCTTGCTGCGTACACGATCAACGGCGCGTATGTCAATCATCAGGAAAACGAAACCGGCTCAATCGAAGTCGGCAAGGCGGCCGATTTGATCGTACTCGATCGCAATCTTTTCGAGATTCCCGTTCACGAGATTCATAACGCAAAAGTGTTGCTGGCGTTGCTGGAGGGAAGGGAAGTTCATCGAGATTCGACATTTGTGACGGAGTGA